The sequence below is a genomic window from Luteimonas sp. MC1825.
GCGCGCGCGGGATCACCGCGTTTCTTCCCTCGATCGGCGCGGCGCTTCTGGCAGTGCTTGCACTGGCGGCGATGGCCGCCGGCGCGGTGCTTGTGCGCCGGCGCAATGTCACCGGCTGGCTCGCGGCCTACCTGCGGCAGGACTGGCGCGCTCCGGTGCCCCCGGGCACCACCCGGCATCTCATGTTCTGCTTCGTCGACCACTACGAACCGGCCTGGGGCAACCCCGGGCGCGCGCGCGAGGACATGCGCGTCGCCCGCTGGCTGGACGAACTGCCCCGTCTCTGCGCCAGCCATCGCGACTCCGAAGGCCGACCGCCGATGCACACCTTCTTCTATCCCGAGGAGGAGTACCGGCCCGAACACCTGGACGCACTGGCGACGCTGTGCCGGATGGGGCTGGGCGAGATCGAGATCCACCTCCACCACGACAACGACACCGAAGCGGAGCTGCGCCACAAGCTGTCGCGCTTCACCGAACTGCTGGCGCGCGACCACGACGCGCTGCCGCGCGATCCGGTCACCGGCCAGCCGCGGTGGGCGTTCATCCACGGCAACTGGGCGCTGGACAACAGCCATCCGTCGGGCCGCCACTGCGGTGTCGACAACGAACTGATCGTGCTGCGCGAAGAAGGCTGCTATGCCGACTTCACCTTTCCCGCGGCCCCCGATCCCTGCCAGACGAGCACCATCAACCGGATCTACTACGCCAAGGACGATCCCTGCCGACCGAAGTCGCATGATCGCGGCCCGCGCGTCCGCGTTGGCGGTTCCGGGTCCGGCGACCTGATGCTCGTGCAGGGTCCGCTTGGATTCCGCTGGAAGAGCCGCAAGTTCGGCCTGGTCCCGCGGATCGAGAACGCCGACATCCGTGCGGTGGCACCCCCCACCACCGACCGCATCGATGCGTGGGTGCGCACCGGGATCCATGTCGAGGGGCGGCCGGAATGGATCTTCGTCAAGATCCACACCCACGGCGCCGAGGACTGCGACATGGATACGCTGCTCGGCGACGCCATGCACAAGGCGCATTCGCACCTGGAGTCGCGCTACAACGACGGGCGCGAGTGGAAGTTGCACTACGTCAGCGCGCGCGAAGCCTACAACATCGCCAAGGCCGCGGAAGCCGGCATGCAGGGCGACCCGGGCCTGTACCGCGACCACGCCATACCGAGGCCGCAGTACCGGCCGCGGCGCGATGCAGCCGCGGCCGGGGTCGCCGGAGAGCGCGCGGTGCTCACCCAGTGACCGGACGACAGGAGCAAGGGGCCGCAGGGGTGAAGGGGATGAGGGTTGGAATCGTGGGGTGCGGCAAGATCGCCGATGGCCATGCCGAGCAGCTGCGCGCGATCGGACGCGCGCAACTGGTGGCCGCCTGCGACCGCGAACCGCTCATGGCCGAACAGTTCTCGCAGCGCTGGGGCGGCCTGGCGCAGTACGCGGACATGGCCGAGATGGTGCTCGCCGAGCGCCTGGACGTCGTGCACGTGGCGACGCCACCCGATTCGCACGTGGCCCTGGCGTGCAGCGCGCTGGAAATGGGCTGCCATGTCTTCGTCGAAAAGCCGTTCGCGATGGATGGCGCCGGCGCGCGCAGGATCATCGATTGCGCGAACGCGGTGGGCCGCAAGGTCGGCGTGAATTACCTCTACAACTTCGAGACGCCGGCACTCGAACTGGGACGGCTGCTTGCCGACGGCGACCTGGGCGAGGTGGTGCACGTGGAGACCTGCTATGGCTACAACCTTGCCGGGGACTACGGCATCGCGGTGATGTCCGATCCCGCGCACTGGGTCCACCGCCTTCCAGGCAAGCTGTTCCACAACGTGATCGACCACGTGCTGGCCAAGGTCGTGCCCATGCTCGCCGAGCCGGTGGTGGTGTGGGCCGATGCACGGCGCATGCGTCCGGCGAGTGGCGACGCGGTCGTCGATGCCATGCCCGACGAGCTCAGGCTGCTGTTGAGGGACCGCGATGGCAGGACCGTGTCGGTGATGGTCGGCTCGCATGCGCGGCCGATCGGCCATGCCATGAAGGTGTACGGCACCCGCGACACGGTGGAGCTGGACTACGCGGCACGCACGCTGGTGCGCAGCGCCCGCCAGGACCAGCCCAGCGCCGTCGGCCGCCTGTTCCCCGCATGGGTGCAGGCCTGGCGCTTCGCACGCTGCGGCATGCGCAACCTCGGTGCATTCGGCCGCCACGAATTCCATTATTTCCAGTGCATGCGCGTGCTGCTGGACCGCTTCTACGACGCCATCGAAGGGCGCGGCGACGACCCCGTGCCGCAGGCGGAGATCCTGCGCGTGGCCGCGATCATCGACGGCATTGTCGATGCCCTGGCGCCGCGGCCATGAAGGTCCTGCTGACGGGGGCGGGCGGGTTCCTCGGCCGGTGCGTCGCGCACAGCCTGCTCGAGGCCGGCGTCGACGACCTGCGCCTGCATTTCCGCGGTGCGCCGCCCGGGAATCTGCTGGACGCGCTGCGCCGTCGCCACCCTGATGCACGCATCGAGGCGTCCGCGGCCAACCTGCTGTACGCCTGCGACCTGCCCGCGCTGGTGAACGGCGTGGAGTGCATCGTGCACGCGGCGGCGGGCATGCGTGGCTCCGCCGCCGACATGTTCGCCAACACCGTGGTCGGCACCCGCAACCTGCTCGACGCGGCGGCGGTGGAAGGCGTGCGCCGCGTGGTCATGGTGGGATCGTTCTCGGTCTACCGGACCGAGGGGCTGGCGCGTGGCGCGGTGCATGACGAGTCGGTCCCGATCGAGGCGGTCGGCATCGAGAAGGGCGCCTACGCGCACGCCAAGACGCGCCAGGAGCACCTGCTGGCCGAATACCGGGCGCGGTTCGGGTTCGAGACCGTCGTGCTGCGGCCCGGGGTGATCTACGGGCCCGGGGGTGGCGCGTTCTCGTCACGGGTGGGCATCCGCGCCATGGGGCTGTTCTTCAGCCTTGGCCGCGGTGCCGAACTGCCGCTGACCTACGTCGAGAACTGCGCCGACGCGGTGGCGCGGGCAACGCTGCATGGCGTGGATGGCCGCGCCTACAACGTGGTCGACGACGACCTGCCGAGCTGCGGCCAGTACCTGCGCGGCTACCAGGCGAGGGTGGGGCGGCTGCGCGTGCTGCCGGTGCCGTACTGGCTGTTCCTGCTCGGCGCGCGCTGCCTCGTGCGCTACCACCGCGTGTCGAAGGGGCAGCTTCCGGCCGTATTCACCCCTTACGTGGTGCGCTCGATGTACCGTCCGCTGCGGCATTCCAACGCGGCGCTGAAGGCGCTGGGCTGGCGGCAACGGGTTCCGACCCAGGCGGGCCTCGCGCGCACGTTCCAGGCGCTCTCCGGAACGCCGCCCTAGGGCGTGACCCCCTGCGGCAACGCAGTCTCCGTCCCGCCCCGCGCCCTCTGGTAGAACGCATCGTACCTGGCCCGCATGACATCGACCGACCCGTGCAACTCCACCCGCTGCCGCGCCGCCGTGCCCAGGCGAACGCGCAGTGCGTCGTCGCCCAGCAGTTCGCGCAGGATCCCCTGCAGGCCCGTGCCGTCGGTGGGCGCGAACAGGCGGCCGTTGTCGCCGTCGGAGATGATCTCGACATTGCCGCCGACACGCCCGGCCACGATCGCAAGCCCGGCGGCGCAGGCTTCGAGCAGGGCGATCGACAGGCCTTCGGTGAGCGACGGCAGCGCAAAGACATCGAAGGCCGGCAACAGCGCCGGGACGTTGCCGCGCGGGCCGGCCAGCACGACCCGGTCGGCGATCCCCAGGGCGTCGGCGCGCGCGCGCAGGTCGGCGGCCATGGGGCCGTCACCGACCATGACCAGCTTCAGGCGCGGGAAGCCGGCGAGCAGCGCCGGCACCTGCTCCAGCACGATGCGCTGGTTCTTGAGTTCCACCAGGCGGCCGACGCAGCCGATCACCGGTGCGTCGCCCGCCGCCAGCCCGAACGCCGCGCGCGCCTCGTCGCGCGCGGCGACGGGATCGGCGTGGCGAAGCAGCGGAATGCCGTTGTGAACCACTTCGGCCAGGTTCGCGCGGGCTATGCCGGACGCGACCAGCTGGTCATGGACCTGCTGGCCGACCATCGCGACGCGCCGCGTGCGCGCCAGCGACCAGCGATACAGCGTGCGCAGGCGGCGGTTCGCCAGCCGTGCACCCATGTTGTGGCAGGTGTTCACCAGCGTCGCGTGGCGGTTGAACAGCAGCGCCAGCGCCGCGTAGTAGCTGGGCACGAAGTTGTGCGTGTGCA
It includes:
- a CDS encoding glycosyltransferase, with amino-acid sequence MQPIDPTRKLAIVHVVDSLELGGLERVVADLAIAQSAHGHRVLVFSINDTGGFRAELEAAGVPVVIGGKRGPLDIGVLRALRSSAGGLQADIVHTHNFVPSYYAALALLFNRHATLVNTCHNMGARLANRRLRTLYRWSLARTRRVAMVGQQVHDQLVASGIARANLAEVVHNGIPLLRHADPVAARDEARAAFGLAAGDAPVIGCVGRLVELKNQRIVLEQVPALLAGFPRLKLVMVGDGPMAADLRARADALGIADRVVLAGPRGNVPALLPAFDVFALPSLTEGLSIALLEACAAGLAIVAGRVGGNVEIISDGDNGRLFAPTDGTGLQGILRELLGDDALRVRLGTAARQRVELHGSVDVMRARYDAFYQRARGGTETALPQGVTP
- a CDS encoding NAD-dependent epimerase/dehydratase family protein; the encoded protein is MKVLLTGAGGFLGRCVAHSLLEAGVDDLRLHFRGAPPGNLLDALRRRHPDARIEASAANLLYACDLPALVNGVECIVHAAAGMRGSAADMFANTVVGTRNLLDAAAVEGVRRVVMVGSFSVYRTEGLARGAVHDESVPIEAVGIEKGAYAHAKTRQEHLLAEYRARFGFETVVLRPGVIYGPGGGAFSSRVGIRAMGLFFSLGRGAELPLTYVENCADAVARATLHGVDGRAYNVVDDDLPSCGQYLRGYQARVGRLRVLPVPYWLFLLGARCLVRYHRVSKGQLPAVFTPYVVRSMYRPLRHSNAALKALGWRQRVPTQAGLARTFQALSGTPP
- a CDS encoding Gfo/Idh/MocA family oxidoreductase, with translation MRVGIVGCGKIADGHAEQLRAIGRAQLVAACDREPLMAEQFSQRWGGLAQYADMAEMVLAERLDVVHVATPPDSHVALACSALEMGCHVFVEKPFAMDGAGARRIIDCANAVGRKVGVNYLYNFETPALELGRLLADGDLGEVVHVETCYGYNLAGDYGIAVMSDPAHWVHRLPGKLFHNVIDHVLAKVVPMLAEPVVVWADARRMRPASGDAVVDAMPDELRLLLRDRDGRTVSVMVGSHARPIGHAMKVYGTRDTVELDYAARTLVRSARQDQPSAVGRLFPAWVQAWRFARCGMRNLGAFGRHEFHYFQCMRVLLDRFYDAIEGRGDDPVPQAEILRVAAIIDGIVDALAPRP